A genomic region of Brevibacillus sp. JNUCC-41 contains the following coding sequences:
- a CDS encoding alkyl/aryl-sulfatase, with the protein MSKVSIIKGIVSVPIVFAMLAGSSVTNASSGEPMPATYATISANKVFYEQLNFKDKEDFKDAHKGFIAPLNMNPIKNSKGDVVWDSKRYSFIKEDQPASNTVNPSLWRQAQLQNITGLFKVVDGVYQVRGQDLSVLTIVEGKTGLIVLDTLSTIETAKAAMDLYFEHRSKKPVSAIVISHSHADHFGGIKGIAQYAENPAKVPIIVPEGFNDEALSENILLGNIMSRRAGYMFGNLLPANERGFVTSGIGPGLSNGTFSYLPPTMEVKDEIQTVEIDGITFKFLLTPDSEAPSEMHYYIKDYKTLVVAENTGHTLHNIYTLRGAKTRDTLKWVKALDETVDLFGNEDIDAMVTAHTWPIWGKNHVLEQLESQRDLYKYIHDQTIRLAYLGLTPDEIAEKLKLPEKLDKVWANRGYYGTLKQNVKAVYNFYLGYFNGNPSDLDTLPQEESGAKYVEYMGGEKKVIKRAKLDYKKGEYRWVAQVLKHVVMANPKNTEAKNLLANAYEQLGYTAESSVWRNFYLTGADELRNGVADTKGTGGMMNLDTLLNMPMDDFMKFLSIKLNGTKAENKIMTFNLTFTDSKTNYMFDLDNSVLNFEKGKMASNPDATLTLDSMTFYQIALGREDLSKMEAAGKVSISGNKEQFEDFLSLLDQFQPKVNIVTP; encoded by the coding sequence ATGTCCAAAGTATCTATTATTAAAGGCATTGTTTCCGTTCCCATTGTTTTTGCTATGCTCGCAGGATCTTCTGTTACAAATGCTTCATCTGGTGAGCCAATGCCCGCAACATATGCAACTATTTCAGCAAATAAAGTATTTTATGAACAGTTGAATTTTAAAGACAAGGAAGATTTCAAGGATGCACATAAAGGGTTCATTGCACCCTTGAATATGAATCCAATAAAAAATTCAAAAGGTGACGTAGTATGGGATAGTAAACGATATTCATTCATCAAAGAAGATCAGCCGGCAAGTAATACTGTAAACCCTAGCTTGTGGAGACAGGCACAATTACAAAATATAACAGGCTTATTTAAAGTGGTAGATGGCGTTTATCAAGTTCGGGGTCAAGATTTATCAGTGCTTACCATTGTGGAAGGAAAAACAGGATTAATAGTTTTGGATACACTTTCTACAATTGAAACGGCCAAAGCAGCGATGGATCTTTATTTTGAACATCGATCCAAAAAACCGGTAAGTGCCATTGTTATTAGTCATAGTCATGCGGATCACTTTGGTGGTATAAAGGGCATTGCTCAGTACGCTGAAAATCCAGCTAAGGTGCCCATCATTGTTCCCGAAGGTTTTAACGATGAAGCGCTAAGTGAAAACATTCTTTTAGGTAATATAATGTCTCGCCGGGCAGGTTATATGTTTGGAAATCTTTTACCCGCAAATGAAAGAGGGTTTGTTACTTCTGGTATTGGACCGGGATTAAGTAACGGAACTTTTAGCTATTTACCTCCAACAATGGAAGTAAAGGATGAGATTCAAACGGTGGAAATAGACGGAATAACTTTTAAGTTTTTATTGACGCCGGATTCAGAAGCTCCATCTGAGATGCATTATTACATCAAAGATTACAAAACTTTAGTGGTAGCCGAAAACACGGGACACACGTTACATAACATTTATACATTAAGGGGAGCTAAAACTAGAGATACCTTAAAATGGGTGAAAGCACTTGATGAAACAGTCGATCTGTTTGGAAATGAAGATATAGATGCCATGGTTACCGCTCATACATGGCCCATATGGGGAAAAAACCATGTTCTGGAGCAGTTGGAAAGTCAGCGTGATTTGTATAAATATATTCATGACCAAACGATACGATTAGCTTATTTAGGACTCACACCTGATGAAATCGCGGAAAAGTTGAAGCTTCCTGAAAAGTTGGATAAAGTTTGGGCCAATCGGGGGTATTACGGAACATTGAAACAAAACGTAAAAGCGGTGTACAACTTTTATTTAGGATATTTCAACGGTAATCCATCCGACTTGGATACTTTACCACAAGAAGAATCGGGCGCTAAATATGTGGAGTATATGGGTGGGGAAAAGAAGGTCATTAAACGGGCAAAACTTGATTATAAAAAAGGGGAATATCGCTGGGTGGCTCAAGTTTTAAAGCATGTAGTCATGGCTAACCCCAAAAATACAGAAGCAAAAAATTTACTGGCTAATGCTTATGAACAATTAGGTTACACCGCTGAATCCTCTGTGTGGCGTAATTTCTATCTTACCGGCGCAGATGAGTTAAGGAATGGAGTGGCAGACACGAAAGGAACTGGCGGAATGATGAATCTCGATACGCTGCTCAATATGCCAATGGATGATTTCATGAAATTCTTGTCCATTAAGTTAAATGGAACAAAAGCGGAAAATAAAATTATGACATTCAATTTGACATTTACAGATTCGAAAACCAATTACATGTTTGATCTGGATAATTCTGTATTGAACTTCGAAAAAGGGAAAATGGCGTCCAACCCTGATGCAACATTAACATTAGATAGTATGACCTTTTATCAGATTGCTCTAGGACGTGAAGATTTATCCAAAATGGAAGCGGCCGGTAAAGTTTCCATTTCCGGTAATAAAGAACAGTTCGAAGATTTCCTGTCTTTGCTTGATCAATTTCAACCGAAGGTCAATATCGTTACTCCATGA
- a CDS encoding class I adenylate-forming enzyme family protein → MLHKLTFQSLLNKGMKRFGELPAITLLPTGETITYGELWKKTNLISSYLLRLGAGRGVRIATIIPNSLESVMFGLAIQQCGATLVPLSEKLGKREIQFILKEAKPEVVIIATKTHFDTFFEYLEEMNQENVHVIGLPGFAINYPEEFERFQWPDEINDLDLPLAEAEDIALLSYTGGTTGTPKGVMHTQKGLGAAILSAAIEDPLDDRDRVLLSTPIVHSAGSLLWRSLVSGVHVYVMGSFDAAEFIREIKEHEITTTFMVPTMLYRLLDQTKKMEYDMSSMRNIFYGASPISQKRLKEAFEVFGPIMRQQYGMTECNIVITRLSKSAHVWAYHNNSEILKSCGKPCILTEVRLIDDEGNDVKPYELGEIIVKSPAMMAGYYQRPDLTQEYIRDGWFYTGDIGKWDESGYLYIVDRKKDMIISGGMNVYSSEVERVVNLHPSVALSACIGVPHPDWGEVVCVVASLQDGLNCTSEELIDFCKQRTSKYMVPKVVYFLDKFPLTPIGKIDKKELRKIFAQGILTI, encoded by the coding sequence ATGCTGCATAAGTTGACATTTCAGTCACTGTTGAATAAAGGAATGAAACGATTCGGCGAACTGCCCGCAATTACCTTGTTGCCAACCGGGGAAACGATAACTTACGGCGAGTTATGGAAGAAAACAAACCTTATCTCTTCTTATTTACTTCGCTTAGGTGCAGGAAGGGGTGTCCGCATAGCGACCATCATTCCAAACAGCTTGGAAAGTGTGATGTTTGGTTTGGCCATCCAGCAATGTGGAGCTACCTTAGTGCCATTAAGTGAAAAACTGGGGAAACGAGAAATACAATTCATCCTTAAGGAAGCAAAACCAGAAGTGGTCATAATAGCTACAAAGACGCACTTTGATACCTTCTTTGAGTATTTGGAAGAAATGAATCAGGAAAATGTCCATGTCATTGGGCTTCCTGGCTTTGCTATTAATTATCCAGAGGAGTTTGAACGGTTTCAATGGCCCGATGAAATAAATGATTTAGACTTGCCATTAGCTGAAGCGGAAGACATTGCCCTTCTCTCATATACAGGCGGGACAACGGGTACACCAAAAGGCGTCATGCATACCCAGAAAGGACTCGGCGCCGCCATACTTTCTGCCGCTATCGAAGACCCACTTGACGACCGAGACCGAGTATTGCTAAGTACGCCTATTGTGCATTCAGCCGGTTCTTTACTTTGGAGATCCCTTGTTTCGGGCGTCCATGTCTATGTGATGGGCTCATTTGACGCTGCAGAATTCATACGGGAGATAAAGGAACATGAAATTACGACGACATTCATGGTACCGACCATGTTATACAGACTGCTTGATCAGACAAAGAAGATGGAATATGATATGAGCTCCATGCGCAATATTTTCTACGGCGCGTCACCAATTTCACAAAAGCGCCTTAAAGAAGCCTTTGAAGTATTCGGGCCTATCATGCGCCAGCAATACGGCATGACTGAATGTAATATTGTCATTACAAGACTATCGAAAAGCGCTCATGTATGGGCTTATCATAACAATTCGGAAATTTTGAAAAGTTGTGGAAAACCGTGCATTCTTACCGAAGTTCGACTGATCGATGATGAAGGAAATGATGTAAAACCTTACGAGCTTGGTGAAATTATCGTAAAATCGCCAGCGATGATGGCAGGTTATTATCAAAGACCTGATCTTACCCAGGAATACATCCGTGATGGCTGGTTTTACACTGGTGATATTGGCAAATGGGATGAAAGCGGTTACCTTTATATTGTGGATAGAAAGAAAGATATGATCATTTCAGGCGGGATGAACGTATATTCTTCAGAAGTTGAGCGGGTGGTGAACCTGCACCCTTCTGTTGCATTAAGTGCTTGCATAGGTGTTCCACACCCAGATTGGGGAGAAGTAGTGTGTGTCGTTGCATCACTGCAAGATGGATTGAACTGTACTAGTGAGGAATTAATTGATTTCTGCAAACAAAGAACCTCAAAGTATATGGTTCCTAAAGTAGTCTATTTTCTAGATAAGTTTCCATTAACGCCGATTGGAAAAATTGATAAGAAAGAATTAAGGAAGATATTTGCACAAGGTATTCTAACCATATAG
- a CDS encoding acyl-CoA dehydrogenase family protein, translated as MVTTQEEKLEVLQTKLQAFIQDELLPFEQEHGLNAEEDIPMEAIRWARKRSRELGFYGINLPEKYGGQDVSLKGLCMFKEELARSGAVLWGQVIGEIGGPLRIGQMLESFTTEQIEKYVMPVVKGEASCCFALTEPNAGSDAFAIETTAVKDGNDYILNGKKHFISAAPYADFAIVIAKESQEGEKERITAFLVDKKTPQHSGFELGDIQVPLSGERIHAELNFNQCRVPAANIIGEPGKGLLLGLKRINTNRASHAAGFIGMAQHLLNLSIEHAKTRVQHGRPIGDFQAIQHMLAEMATEIYAAKCMVYDVVEKIDQGKEDRAGTSMAKLFASEVNSRVADKAIQIFGSKGLVKGHPVEKMYRSARMYRILSGTSEIQKNTIAKALLKG; from the coding sequence ATGGTAACAACGCAGGAAGAGAAATTAGAGGTACTTCAAACAAAGTTGCAGGCTTTCATTCAAGATGAATTGCTTCCATTTGAACAGGAGCATGGATTGAACGCTGAAGAGGATATCCCGATGGAAGCCATACGATGGGCAAGAAAACGATCCAGGGAATTGGGTTTTTACGGAATTAACCTCCCTGAAAAGTATGGTGGACAAGATGTTAGCTTAAAAGGATTATGCATGTTCAAGGAAGAATTGGCCCGTTCCGGAGCAGTGTTATGGGGGCAGGTTATCGGCGAGATTGGCGGGCCGCTAAGAATTGGTCAGATGTTGGAAAGCTTTACAACGGAGCAAATAGAAAAATATGTGATGCCCGTCGTGAAGGGGGAAGCGAGCTGCTGCTTTGCCCTTACAGAACCAAATGCCGGATCGGACGCCTTTGCTATCGAAACAACAGCCGTTAAAGACGGAAATGATTATATATTGAATGGAAAAAAACATTTTATCAGTGCTGCACCCTATGCTGATTTCGCCATTGTCATAGCGAAAGAATCTCAGGAAGGAGAGAAAGAAAGAATCACTGCTTTCCTAGTAGATAAAAAAACACCCCAACATTCGGGGTTCGAACTAGGAGACATTCAAGTTCCCCTATCAGGAGAGCGCATACATGCTGAATTGAATTTCAATCAATGTCGAGTGCCTGCCGCCAATATTATCGGAGAACCAGGAAAAGGGTTGCTGCTCGGATTGAAGAGAATAAACACAAATCGCGCTTCCCATGCGGCCGGCTTTATCGGAATGGCTCAACACCTTCTCAATTTATCTATTGAGCATGCTAAAACGCGAGTCCAGCACGGCCGGCCCATTGGTGACTTCCAGGCAATTCAGCATATGCTCGCAGAAATGGCGACGGAAATCTATGCAGCAAAGTGCATGGTCTATGATGTGGTTGAAAAAATTGATCAAGGAAAAGAGGATCGCGCCGGCACATCCATGGCAAAGCTATTTGCTTCAGAAGTAAATAGTCGTGTGGCTGACAAGGCCATCCAAATCTTTGGCTCCAAAGGCCTTGTAAAAGGCCATCCTGTAGAAAAAATGTACAGGAGCGCACGGATGTATCGGATTTTGAGCGGAACCTCGGAAATTCAAAAAAATACAATTGCCAAAGCATTATTAAAAGGATAA
- a CDS encoding chromate transporter, which translates to MMELWELFSTFFIIGFVSFGGGYAMIPVIESEVSQHGWLTTQQFTDIIAISGMSPGPVTANSAILVGYSTAGLAGAISSALGILLPAIIFVTVIATFFSKLNHYPVIQSMFYGLRPIVTSLILFAAISLSLSNHMIAPNFSWHTISLLLVFGLSLFALMKLRWHPAYVIILSGLVGVVLYS; encoded by the coding sequence ATGATGGAATTGTGGGAGTTGTTTAGCACCTTCTTTATTATCGGCTTTGTATCGTTCGGAGGCGGATACGCCATGATTCCCGTAATAGAATCGGAAGTCTCACAGCATGGATGGCTGACGACGCAACAATTTACCGATATAATCGCAATTTCCGGGATGTCCCCAGGACCTGTCACAGCCAATAGTGCCATTCTCGTTGGCTATTCTACTGCTGGATTAGCAGGAGCCATATCATCCGCTCTCGGAATCTTGCTACCTGCTATAATATTCGTGACCGTTATAGCCACCTTCTTCAGCAAATTGAATCATTATCCAGTTATTCAATCCATGTTTTATGGATTAAGACCCATTGTCACTAGTCTAATCCTCTTTGCAGCAATCAGTTTATCACTTTCCAATCATATGATAGCCCCTAACTTTTCATGGCATACGATAAGCTTATTACTCGTATTTGGATTATCGTTATTTGCCCTGATGAAATTACGCTGGCACCCAGCTTATGTAATTATACTTTCTGGTTTAGTTGGTGTTGTCCTCTATTCATGA
- a CDS encoding MFS transporter: MQLYASKKRKLVISGLLFVGMILSFFDRVAINVGIIPIADEFHLNTSQTGFLISIFFVSYSLMQPLGGWMTDKYGARVMVTVSLFSWSLFTVMSGFAWSFMSLLFIRFLFGLGEGPFYPASMSTIRNNFPEEERGRANSFFLSAQNIGGILGTALAASMVVAFGWRGMFTIAGILGILISFGIWFILKPQGTQVKTDNPKQKKVALKLLFKIENIWKLITFKFISNIINYGLITWMPIYLVKEKGVDLIAAGGLLAIPYVFGFLMFNVSGWLLDKHMANREKYLAAAGALLSAIFLFLMSNATSIALFITYLTLNSIALSFFGTVLYTIIIKYSPKELTGSASGLVTFAGQIAGAVSPLALGLIISLFNDSYDAAFLFLVIMALLGTVVAVSIKNNRAQPAKEYEKTTTIV; encoded by the coding sequence ATGCAGCTGTATGCAAGTAAGAAACGAAAATTAGTGATCAGCGGCCTTTTATTTGTTGGAATGATTTTAAGCTTTTTTGATCGCGTTGCCATTAATGTCGGAATTATTCCCATTGCAGATGAGTTTCATCTCAATACGTCCCAGACAGGGTTTTTAATTAGTATATTTTTTGTTAGTTACTCGCTCATGCAACCGCTTGGCGGATGGATGACCGATAAATATGGAGCAAGGGTCATGGTTACTGTTTCTTTGTTTAGTTGGTCACTGTTCACTGTTATGTCCGGGTTTGCTTGGTCTTTCATGTCTTTATTATTCATTCGTTTTCTGTTCGGGTTAGGTGAAGGGCCTTTCTATCCTGCCAGTATGTCCACTATAAGAAATAACTTCCCGGAAGAAGAACGGGGCCGGGCAAATTCATTTTTCCTGTCTGCCCAGAATATTGGAGGGATATTAGGTACCGCTCTTGCCGCTTCGATGGTTGTAGCTTTCGGTTGGCGGGGCATGTTTACCATTGCCGGGATTCTAGGGATATTAATTTCTTTCGGTATTTGGTTCATTCTAAAGCCTCAAGGAACTCAGGTTAAAACAGACAATCCGAAACAAAAAAAGGTAGCTCTGAAACTATTATTTAAAATCGAAAATATTTGGAAACTTATAACTTTCAAGTTTATCTCAAATATTATCAACTATGGTCTGATCACTTGGATGCCTATATATTTGGTTAAGGAAAAAGGGGTTGATTTAATAGCCGCCGGGGGTTTATTGGCAATCCCTTATGTTTTTGGTTTCTTGATGTTTAATGTAAGCGGATGGCTTCTGGATAAGCATATGGCTAACCGGGAGAAGTATCTTGCTGCTGCAGGAGCTTTATTATCGGCAATTTTTCTCTTTTTAATGTCTAACGCCACATCCATAGCACTTTTCATCACTTATCTCACTCTTAACTCCATAGCGCTGTCTTTCTTTGGAACCGTTCTATATACGATTATCATAAAATACTCACCAAAGGAACTTACGGGCTCTGCCTCCGGACTCGTAACTTTTGCCGGTCAAATTGCAGGTGCGGTTTCTCCTTTAGCCCTAGGTTTGATTATCAGTTTGTTTAATGACTCCTATGACGCAGCTTTCCTGTTTTTGGTGATAATGGCGTTGTTGGGAACGGTTGTTGCCGTTTCTATTAAAAATAATCGGGCACAACCCGCTAAAGAATACGAAAAAACAACTACCATTGTATGA
- a CDS encoding chromate transporter: protein MKGQWKTLFHLFWTFFKIAPVTFGGGFAMIPLIEKEVVEKRKWMNSEEVTDVFALSQSVPGAVAINSATFIGHRIAGMRGAMAAMIGVSLPTFLIVLLLGILYFFIQDNSKIESAFISIRASIVAIIAYAAIKIGKTAVVDKSTFCILLAGIPVLFFLHPVIVIVAGAVVGIVTISIKRKLGYDVKLDRKDKTKEENDFEPYMGAGI, encoded by the coding sequence ATGAAAGGACAATGGAAAACTCTATTCCATTTATTTTGGACCTTTTTTAAAATAGCACCTGTCACATTCGGAGGCGGGTTTGCGATGATCCCTTTAATCGAAAAAGAAGTGGTCGAAAAGAGGAAATGGATGAATAGCGAAGAAGTTACGGATGTTTTTGCGTTATCTCAGTCCGTACCGGGAGCTGTCGCTATTAACTCCGCCACCTTTATCGGCCATCGAATTGCCGGAATGAGGGGGGCAATGGCAGCCATGATCGGTGTTTCATTGCCTACCTTTTTAATTGTCCTGCTCCTAGGCATTTTGTATTTTTTCATTCAGGATAATTCGAAGATAGAATCCGCATTCATATCAATCAGAGCTTCCATAGTAGCGATCATCGCCTATGCGGCTATCAAGATAGGAAAAACGGCTGTTGTAGACAAATCAACTTTCTGTATTTTATTAGCAGGAATTCCAGTCCTCTTCTTTCTTCACCCTGTGATAGTTATAGTGGCAGGAGCTGTAGTGGGTATTGTGACAATCTCCATCAAGAGAAAATTAGGATACGATGTCAAGTTGGACAGAAAAGATAAGACAAAAGAAGAAAATGATTTCGAACCTTACATGGGTGCTGGCATATAG
- a CDS encoding LysR family transcriptional regulator, producing MNIEQLEYIIKVAEVNSISMASESLHISQSGISMAITSLEKELGIKIFKRSRLGTIPTEDGKEIIQKALEVLSKLEEIRDSAQIHSDTMEKELRLSSTQGLFLTVLPKSLALFKKKYPKVKIVIEEKGGQEITEEVLNAKIDIGLLNIPKIKPKENELEFQPLMEAKVIVSVSKNSPLANRKSITPQELMDQNLVVYNGPRMKAFIKGFFDHYGEMNILFFTNNTEIIKKTVAEGLAIAFSYDIGVNSDPYFLSGELVAIPLVELENNTMEFGYVRSKKQYFSKAAREFIKCLEFYTALKY from the coding sequence ATGAATATTGAACAATTGGAATATATAATAAAAGTGGCCGAGGTAAACTCGATTTCCATGGCTTCAGAGAGCCTCCATATCTCTCAATCTGGAATCAGCATGGCCATTACCAGTCTGGAGAAGGAATTAGGTATAAAAATCTTTAAGCGGTCACGGTTAGGAACCATACCTACAGAGGACGGAAAGGAAATCATCCAGAAAGCTCTTGAAGTATTAAGCAAATTGGAAGAAATAAGAGACAGTGCGCAAATACATTCAGATACGATGGAAAAAGAGTTACGCCTATCCTCTACACAAGGTTTATTTCTTACGGTTTTGCCTAAATCATTGGCATTATTTAAGAAGAAGTATCCCAAGGTGAAAATCGTGATTGAAGAAAAAGGGGGACAAGAGATAACCGAAGAAGTACTGAATGCTAAGATAGACATCGGGCTCTTGAATATTCCAAAGATTAAGCCAAAAGAAAATGAGTTGGAATTTCAACCTTTAATGGAAGCAAAAGTGATTGTGTCGGTCAGTAAGAATTCCCCTTTAGCCAACCGTAAAAGCATAACCCCACAAGAGCTAATGGACCAAAATCTGGTCGTTTACAATGGACCAAGGATGAAGGCGTTCATCAAAGGTTTTTTCGATCATTACGGTGAGATGAATATTTTGTTTTTCACAAATAATACAGAAATCATCAAAAAAACCGTCGCTGAGGGATTAGCTATTGCCTTTTCCTATGATATTGGAGTGAACAGTGACCCCTATTTCCTAAGCGGGGAACTTGTGGCCATTCCTTTGGTTGAGCTAGAAAATAATACAATGGAATTCGGTTATGTTCGCTCTAAGAAGCAGTATTTTTCAAAAGCTGCCAGAGAGTTTATAAAATGTCTCGAATTCTATACTGCTCTTAAATATTAG
- a CDS encoding LysR family transcriptional regulator: protein MKLENLKMFCLVVDEGSISQAARLSFLSQPAVTRQIHQLENYYNTLLFDREEGRLRVTEAGKLLYPFAKAIVNDFNHSKEVIQQSTGKYNANLIVGASLTIGEYLLPSLLGRFKKQQPEIKVTLTIKNTPRVLQDLTNDVIDLALVEGLVENSDFIVDKFAEDELILVCPSDHPWKDRKEIQLEELGNERMIWRESISGTRLIVENMLREHGVLEKIESYMEIGSTQAIKSAVEAGLGISILPRLTVARELEQGFLREVGISRIDITRNLWLVRKNNRFNKIGVSKFVDFLQ, encoded by the coding sequence TTGAAATTAGAAAATCTAAAAATGTTTTGTTTAGTGGTGGATGAAGGAAGCATAAGCCAGGCAGCGAGGTTAAGTTTCCTATCTCAACCCGCTGTAACAAGACAAATCCATCAACTGGAAAATTATTATAACACTTTGTTATTCGACCGTGAGGAAGGAAGGCTGAGAGTTACAGAGGCAGGTAAGTTGTTATACCCTTTTGCAAAAGCTATTGTAAATGACTTCAACCATTCAAAAGAAGTGATTCAGCAATCGACTGGCAAGTACAATGCAAACCTCATAGTAGGGGCATCCTTGACTATCGGTGAGTATTTGTTGCCGAGCTTGCTTGGAAGATTCAAAAAACAACAGCCTGAAATAAAAGTGACATTAACGATAAAAAATACCCCCCGGGTTCTGCAGGATCTTACAAACGATGTCATTGATTTGGCCTTGGTAGAAGGGCTTGTGGAAAACAGCGATTTTATTGTAGACAAGTTCGCCGAGGACGAATTGATATTGGTATGTCCATCCGACCACCCCTGGAAAGACAGAAAAGAAATCCAGCTTGAGGAATTGGGGAATGAAAGAATGATTTGGCGTGAATCCATTTCAGGAACACGGCTTATAGTGGAAAACATGTTAAGGGAGCATGGGGTTTTAGAAAAAATAGAAAGCTACATGGAGATTGGTAGCACACAAGCGATAAAAAGTGCGGTTGAAGCTGGACTTGGAATCAGCATTCTGCCCAGGTTGACAGTGGCCAGGGAATTGGAGCAGGGCTTTTTGCGGGAAGTGGGTATTTCAAGAATAGATATAACTAGAAATTTATGGCTAGTCAGGAAAAACAATCGTTTTAATAAAATTGGGGTGTCTAAATTTGTTGATTTCCTTCAATAA